The Bacteroidia bacterium DNA segment TAATTTAAAAGGCAAGTACTTCCATCTGGTCCGGCATCAGAAGCAGGAGCTACACAACAGTTTGGACTACCTGCAGTTTCAACAAAAACTGTAACAGTTGTATCATAAACACAACCAAAATCATCAGTAGCAGAAAAAGTATAAGTTACATTTCCTGTAACAGTAGGAGTTGCTGTAGCAATACCATTTGCCTGAGCTCCAACTCCACTACCAGTCCATACATAGTCAACAGGGTTATATGTGTTTCCAAAAGTCCACAATGGAGGAATTATAGAAGGATCAAAATTTAACATCCAGTAAAATATATAACCATCATCTGCTCCTAAATGATCTATAACATGTATTGTCCAATCGCCATTTAACGGACAACCTAAAAGATTTGTAAAAGGGGTTTCAGGAGCATAGTTTCCAATAGGAATATAAGAAGCACTTGTGATAGAATTACCTTCCAAATCTGTAAAACTGTGAGTCACAGTATTTGCAACTGAGGCCATAGTAGCTGTGGCTGAAGGATTCCAGCAATAATCATACCCAACACCTGGGCTTGTTGCAGGTGTCATATCACAAGGTTCTCCTAAGTGAGTTGCACCTGGACTTGGAGAAAGTGGATAAGTTGCTGCTATAAAATTAATAATTTGTCCATTGGGACAAGTTAAATACATTTCAAGATCTCCCATATAAGAATGCTCCATATTTAAGCAAATAGATTGGAGATCATTAACATTTGTTAAGGTCTGACCCGGACCAAACATAGTATGAGTAATTGAAGTAGAATAAGAAGCTCCGCTACCATCCGGAAGAAAAGTTAATCCAGATACAATATTAGGAACAGGTTGTGTCCATGGGTTAGTTGTTGCCATTCCTGTTAAATTAACAGTTTGTCCAATACATATTGTGTCTGGTGTTAAGCTTGTACCCGTAAATAATGGCGAAGTAGAAACCATCACCATATTTCTTGCATAATTAGAGTTATTACAACCGCTAATGTCAACACCTGAAACTGATGTAAAATACCCACCACCATTAGGAAACATATGAGTTACTGTAGAAAGTCCAGCACCTGTCTGTACAGGCGAACCATCACCAAAATCCCATGTAAATACTGTTGTTGCATCTGATTGCGGGTAATTCACATTATTATTAGGATATGTACCAGCTGCATTGAATGTTATAGGCTGACCCTGACAAACTCTTATTGTATCTCCATTAAAATACGGAACATTTGCACCTGTAATATTCACATCAAATACCTGACAAGGAAAAGTACAACTGATTGCAGCTGCCCATCCAGCATGGGTTACAGATCCATCTGCAGTAAATACAAGTGTTAAACACCCACTCCCCTGAGAAGTTATTGTTTGCCCTTGCAAAGTAGTTCCTGTAGCATTTACAATTAACAATCCACCAGAAGTATTTCCCTCATAAATTGCAAGATGTTCGAAACCACTTTCTATATCAAATTGTGTAAAATTTAATGAAACCTGTGCACCAGGAATACCAGCACATATTGTTAGTGTATAATTTTCACTATTTTGATATGTACCACCTGATCCACCACTATCATAAAATATTCCACCACATTGACTTACCGATCCAGTATGCATATTCACATTCTGCGAAAATGCATATGAACTAAAAAACATTGCTAAAACAAAAAATATTTTTTTCATTATCTGTTATTTTACAGATTGTTTTAATTTATTATATCTGTCTGCCATTTCTTTTAAAGAATAAAAAATAACAACCTCATTGCTATTTCCAATTCTGTATGAAGTTCTTTGGCTATAACTTAACTTCAAATCATAATTAAGAATATTAAAACTTGATTTATTTATTGACTCAACAACATTCTGAGTTGATGATTTTGTTTGATTATCAAAAAGAGTAAGTTTTGGAGAATTCACAAATTTATCGCTACCTTCTGAAATAAAATAACACGAATTATCCAAA contains these protein-coding regions:
- a CDS encoding PKD domain-containing protein, with amino-acid sequence MKKIFFVLAMFFSSYAFSQNVNMHTGSVSQCGGIFYDSGGSGGTYQNSENYTLTICAGIPGAQVSLNFTQFDIESGFEHLAIYEGNTSGGLLIVNATGTTLQGQTITSQGSGCLTLVFTADGSVTHAGWAAAISCTFPCQVFDVNITGANVPYFNGDTIRVCQGQPITFNAAGTYPNNNVNYPQSDATTVFTWDFGDGSPVQTGAGLSTVTHMFPNGGGYFTSVSGVDISGCNNSNYARNMVMVSTSPLFTGTSLTPDTICIGQTVNLTGMATTNPWTQPVPNIVSGLTFLPDGSGASYSTSITHTMFGPGQTLTNVNDLQSICLNMEHSYMGDLEMYLTCPNGQIINFIAATYPLSPSPGATHLGEPCDMTPATSPGVGYDYCWNPSATATMASVANTVTHSFTDLEGNSITSASYIPIGNYAPETPFTNLLGCPLNGDWTIHVIDHLGADDGYIFYWMLNFDPSIIPPLWTFGNTYNPVDYVWTGSGVGAQANGIATATPTVTGNVTYTFSATDDFGCVYDTTVTVFVETAGSPNCCVAPASDAGPDGSTCLLNYTLQAVPNIGTGSWSQISGPGTSVFSNSSLATSSVTVTTSGTYTFQWFENNGVNCTNFDQVDITFTAQPVANAGPDGQTCSLS